From the genome of Medicago truncatula cultivar Jemalong A17 chromosome 2, MtrunA17r5.0-ANR, whole genome shotgun sequence:
aaaaaaacatgatatggCACCTAAATtcattaagaaaaagaaattcaaatgaaaaataataaagtacGCGGCAGAATGCAAGTTGGGAGCATAACCTGTATTATTGATTTGAGCTCAAAGTTCATTCCTATATATTATTACGAGGCTTTTGACACGAATTCCACAAACGGACATTCggaatttttatttgataatcCTCACAAGCAGATTTATTTATAGCTATGTTACGTATTGGAGAAAAGTTACGACGATTAAAGCAATATTACATATTCAAATTACGTTTATGTGAATATAAGCAACAAGCTGgaatagctcagttggttagagCGTGTGGCTGTTAACCACAAGGTCGGAGGTTCAACCCCTCCTTCTAgcgtttttgtcttttttttttttttttttttccttcttctaatgtttttctatattttgttttcttttttcggCAATCTATTTGGTAATATACAGCTAATTAATAAGTAATAAGTATAAGCTATGTGCAATTATTGGTCTAAcatgtgaaaataaaatagtgcaCGACATTGCATCAAGTACAATTATCTATCCATCCACTAAATTCAACCATTTACTTTTTGATTGTTATGAAAAATTATGGTCGACGTTCTATCTTAAATATACATTAGTAACGTTTCAAGAAGTACAACTATCTATCCATCCACTAAATTCaaccatttgtttttttattgttatgaaAAATTATAGTCGACGTTCTATCTTAAATATACATTAGTGACGTGTTGATAAGCGATAGTTTTTGTCATGTGATATAATTTTAGGTCTGATATCTTATGAAAAGTAAGGAAAGGATTGTTTTCATTCGATTTGATTAGCATTCATGTGGATCATTTAGAAGCATCATAACTAATGATTTTCGATAATCAAGAATGTCTATTAGTTTCACCCATTGACATTGTTAAATTATTAGTATGGTCATGGAGCATTTAGCTCTTAGATGCTTTGGAGAGGTTTTACCAACTAACTGATTAtcattttattgtatttttgcGAAGTTGTTGTTTTGGTGCTTTTTCTTTTCTGTAAGCTTTGACCATTATATCTTTTCAATCTTGGGTTAAATATATTCTTGGTCTTTATAAATATGTCagcttttcgttttagtctctctaaaaaatttcttcaacttttagtcctccaaaaaattttcatcttcatttttggtctctcttttaaagtaaactcatatgtataatttatattattgaataaaattttgcacaaaaatttataataatacaaggatatcttccaaaaaaaaattagaattttttaccaaaacatgaattaaatatgaattttatatttttagtggtaaaaaattctatttttttgagtgatttttataatattctatacatttttgcacaatttaattgaaaaatacaaaaatttactttaaaatagggaccaaaagtagtgattaaaatttttatagaaactaaaagttgaaggaatattttagagggactaaaatgaaaaattagtatatttataggaaccataaacatatttaacccttttctCTTTCACCATGGTTTATATTTAGGTCCTTTTAACTCTTTCAACCCTTAACTTAAATGGGTAGAGCTATCTAGTATCCCCATCATACAAGTATtagccacaaaaaaaaaaaaaaaaatagaaaaatgtgaATCTAACCTAAGAAAATTACACCATCAGCTCCAAGTTAGGTGTATAATTTGACCTCAGTAGATAGTGGCCTCAATTTTTTCTTGATCAGGCCTGCTGCTGTGCAAGTAGAGTTTGTTGTAGTGGTCCAATTGTTATACTTTGTTCGTCATTCTCATTGAATGTATTTGGTTGAAAGATGAGTTTTAATAAGGAAAATAGTATCCAATTCTCACAGGAAATCTCCTCCAAAGCACAAAGGTCAACCCTATTTTCTCTTTATGTACTATTTTGTTTCCCTTGCACGTTCTATACTTGACTTGGCTCATTTTTAGCCTTGTTTTTCTGTTGTAGGCTTGCAACAACTATAGTTAATTTAACTTCATTATATACTCTTGGCCCACCCCAAGATTCTATATTATATAGGTTCTCTTTTTATCCATGTTTTGCTCAATAATTAGTATACGGACCTTTTCCACATCTAAAAAATGGAGAATTTTATATCTTAGAGAAATAGTTACAAATAAGAACTTAGTAGGTTctatttgtaaaattaatttattaattttttgagtGTGTCTATTCTCTCATAAACAGATTCAtctatttcttttaagaaatgaaGATGATATTAATTTACGAAGTTGTGTTGAGCATCGGTCGGAGAAAACAGgaaaaagttatgattttttaaatatatggttaattgcacttttgcccccttatcttttcaaaagttgcgattttggtcccctaactaattaaaatacaaaacagccccctatgtattggatctttagcagttttggcccccaaggccacttttgacttagtcttcgctgacgtgacatccacatcccttaagtgaggtgccacgtgtcgaccattgtgggtgccacgtcagcgaagactaagtcaaaagtggcattgggggccaaaactgccaaagatccaatacatagggggttgttttgtatttaaattagttagggagtcaaaatcgcaacttttgaaaagataggaggccaaaagtgcaattaagccttaaataTAAATGTAAGTTAGAGATATATGAAGACGTTGCCACATGGTGTAAACTGAAtaagaaaattgtattttattaatagGTAAGTTAAATGATATGATTTAAAAGTACATAAAAGATAGATAGAGACACTTGACTTCACATGATACAAAATAAATCCAAATTTGTCTCATATTATAtgtattatttgaattttttcaaattattttatcattttataataccaataaatatttattaatttttttcaatattaactatttattaaagTAGTTGTAAGTATATGGTGGATAAATCATACATGCAGTACAATGACTTTTTATTCTTAacatgttatttgtattgaaaattagtataattaattatttttataaagattTGTGCACATATAATATGAGAGGCGTCTAATTACATTGTATTTTGATGAGTACTAGTCAATTTTGGTTCCTGCTTCCAAATCCTCCTTCCATTCTACTACTGCTCTTAAGAGTGTGCAGATTCTTTCCAAATTTTGGGGGGATGAGGTAGAAGAGGTCGAAGAGGTGATGAAGGACACTCTCAGCCATGACCTGAGGCTTGAGATGGAAGACTATCCAAGTCTATTTGAAAGCACTAAGgcagagagaaagaagaagaaacaggTGAACAAAGTGAATCATTCTAGTTTTAACTCAGCCGGAATGAGGATTCGTGCCCAAAAGGGTATCTCCAAAGCCGCCTTGACATATACATAATAGTTGATTCATTTGCAGCATAATATCTGGGAATACCAatatttttgttcaaattttctTATAGAGAGTAGTCTTCTAGTCGTTGTTTGGCCAAGAATGGTCATACTCTTGATTTCTTGGGATAGATCCGATTTCTCTTTTCGTAGGTTTTACACTATGTGACTCTGATGTATTGGTTCAAACCTCTCctgcttttatattttattgctttgataaaaaaaaaaaatcttttcttcattgtaTTTAAATGGattctattaaaatatttaGGACACATTCTTTTTTACGGAGATCCATATATATTTCAACCAATCAAACAACGTATGTTGAAAAGAGTGTGTGTCTTGCTAGCATAATTcttgtgtttttattaaaagatgTGTTATTTAAACACACAAAAGTTTGACATTCTATAAAATACAATTGAGATGTGTTGTGTTGGAATaagtaagaaagaaaaaacaagtcaAAAACCGTATATACATACCGTGTTGATGTCGGATTTTGTGTACATGAAACACTTCCCTTTTATTAAATAGTAAGACAATGATTTTTGGGTTTATATATTTTCCCAACCTCTGACAAAACATTCCTGTTATGCTGCTTTCTCTTCTTATGTCATAAGAGTATAAGACTAAAAGAGCATTCTCAGAATTGTTCTATGGAAAAAACAGTATCTGCCCGTACCAATGGAAACACAAATTACCAATCCGAGGAAAGTGGTTGGACTTCTTACTTTGAAGATTTCTCTAAAGACATTGAACCAAGTTACTGTTCTTCAAGTTTAGGTGGTTCCTCTTTGGTCTCAGATGCTGCTTCTTGTGCTGCATGGAAATTTTCACATAAAAATCATGTTAGAAATTCACCAAACCTCTCTAAGAAACTCTCTTTGAAGAAATCAAGAACCAAACAAATATCAGAAGATGACCCTTTGGAGGACACTGCTAGCTCACCTGTCAATAGTCCTAAGGTatgtaattatattatttttttcatttaattcattttttaatgatGAATATTTGTATACCCTTAATTTCCTTGTTTACAATCCTCATCTGATTATGTGCAGGTTAGTGACATGAATCCAACAACAATGATTTCAAGGAAGATGGATGATCAACTAGATGGCTCTAGGGTAATCAACTATGATTCATTCttaattgatgtttttatttttctttaagaaatgATTTTGGAATTTTCATCTTAACTAAATACTATtgtttatgatgatgattttgtagGATAGGGGATTTAAATCAGAGCATTATCAAAAGCTAGAGACAAATGATTGTGATATGAATTTCAATGGAAAAAATATTGAGTGCGCAGATTTGAAGAAAAGGGGACTTTGCTTGGTTCCTATGTCCATGTTGGTTAATTACTATGGATGAGGTATAGTGTTTTGGTTCTTTGTCTATAATCctctttcttctttatttctccTTCTCTTGGTGATCTCATGTGTAGGCTTAAGGAAATGGATTTGATGTAATTAATAGTAGTCCTTTGGACTTAATGATCTCGATTGTTGATGAAGATTGGACGGTTGAGATTTTGAGTTTTCAGTTTGGCGAAGGAAATGAAATTGGTTCAATCAGTAGTCATTACACTTAATATTCTTAATTGTTGATGAAGATTGGACGATTGAGATTCTGAGTCTTCAACTTGCCGAAGAAAATGGATTTGATGTAGCCAATAGTTATTGTACTTAATAATCTTGGTTGTTTATGAAGATCGGACGGCTGAGATTCTAAGTATCTACCATGCCGAAGTCACTATAAAAGACACTAATGGTTTAGATTTACCAATTTAAGTGTATGTATGAGATTATTGACTTTAGTGAATCTAAGTCCATAGCAGCTTAAGTGCTCATGTTAAATTGGTATATACATAGCATGCTCAATAGTGACTGAAATAACTTGTACCATACCTATCATTGTTCACATGCTCATAACTTGAGGTAAGAATTGATGTTTTATTAAGTTGTTCTTGAAAAGAAACTTAATTATTTAGTCTTTAATTTGGCATTCTAAATGGATATTGTTATTTGTCtcaaaacaagataaaaatgGATAAATTGCCTAGATAATGTTCGGAAAACATGTGGATGACATTACTATAAACTTGAAATTAATAATCTAAATGTTGGTTTCAACATAATAATGGAAAAGCCtctcaaaaacataaaaacaaaggaaaagtgTGAGGAAGAGCACTACTTCAATTGTTATACTTTTATTGGTAATGGGTACAAAAAGTCTTAATGATACGGACAAAAGTGAAATAAGTTGGATCAAAAcactgaatttttattttacttcaaaaaagtaaaattatttaaagattaattattttgatcttAAATTTGTGAGACGTCATAACTATAATCTCTTGatatatcaaaattatataaCATCTCAGTATATCTTCTATTTGTAACTGCATAATAAACGAATAATATATTCAATAGCCAAattaatgaaagaaagaaatattaaGCATCAATTGATAAAACAAATTACATTTGAGattgtcttttaattttttatttacatttagaGATAAAGTAGTGTCTCACACATTAAATCATTAAAATGACTATTTAgtcaattatatataattatagatatagatatgaTGTACACTTTAAAttagataaagaaaatatttgttattataCACTTTTAATTTGAATGATATCAGTGATGAATCATGAATGATGATCTCATGGCCGGAgcaaatatttgaatgttttgaaattttaattaagaataagaaaaaaaaatgaaaagccatAAGATaagaaagtattttttttcttcataacgTTGAAAAACTAAGATTCGTGGGCAGGCAgtactctatttttttatataagtgGCAACAGTATATATTTTGACGTAATCTCCGAAAAATATGTTTATACATAGTTTTTTTATACATAGTTAATTGTTAAATTAAACATATTATAATAGATATTGTATTAGATCGTGGTTAATTGGTTATCCAAAAATTTCATTTGCAGCATTCTACAATGGAAATATCTATTTTTGGGTTCTTAAATGGATCTCACGTGtacacatcatttatttataattttttaatagtaatatCTAATAAGAATTCAATCCCTCCAACCCAGCATCATCTCACACAAAGTTCTTAAATATGACCTACAAATCAAGTGTCAATAACTTTATACCATTACATATTAATTTTTACTATTAAAAAGGTGTGAGTCCCACTTAAGATTGAGGTCTTAAATTAGACCCTGAATCTTATAAGATCCCCAAAACATTTCTCCACAATGAAGGTACCTATTAGATACCGAATTTTAAATAGTTAAGACCTACCATTGCGGATGGTCTTAGGTCCATGGCAACTATGTTGAGGGATAGGGGACAGGGAGGGGGTGTAGAATTGGCAACACTTAACATTTTACACAGTGAAAACGTATGCAATCTTATATTGTATGTCGtaaataacaaatttttgtagtttagtttagttagtCTAGTATATATTTTTGGTGACTTTTAAGGTGCACAAATGCTTAAATTTGTGTACCTATACACAAATGCTCATTTTACCATTGATTCAAGAGTTTAAAATTCAATGGCTTAGATCTAGGAAACACAACTCACTAGGGACTAGTGAATCTTCAAGAAAATGAtaatttcatttataaaaaaaaaaataaaaaaaaatcataaatcatattttttggtgtaaacctaatattctattttaaattaagaTATTTAGATGATAGTTTTTTTGGTGTAAAACAAATATCCTTCGTGCGTTACTTGTGGAGACTAATCTCTCGAGCATTGGTTAAACTAGAAGAGACTCGTACCATCTCATTTAAGCGTTCTTAGGTAAATAATTAGATGATATTTAAGTGGTGTTAATTTAAAACTCTAATTTTTCATTAgatattaataattcaaaactctaaaatattattttaaataaattaatagatataaacaatttatttatttttgtacgTATccattattatataaatatataaatattttttttcttctttttttgagggataattttttcttcttaattggTGGTACATCTTCATTATAAAATCTGTTCTATCAAAAacgaaatataatatatacatacataaaaatttataattaggaaacaaatttataaaaaaaattcaacctagATTAATGAATAAGTAACAAATTTCGCCGTAAGATTAATGAATATGCACATTTTCATTTTACGGTTaccaaattttataataaaaatgtatcattaattaagagaaaaaatattatcaatttttctaataaaaaaataattgttgaaaTAATGGTTAAAGTGTaccattgaaagaaaaaaagtgtcaTAGGCCATTTACAACTTTCACGGTTCAAATTTAAAGAattgatatttaattataaatatttgcaaacatttataaaaaaaaattgtatatatctATCCATATATCAATTTACAATCCGCAAACTGGAGTatatttgtaaccaaaaaaatttgGAGTACATTGAGTTATCTTTGCAAGATCTGGTCCTGGACTGGTACGGATCGACCGGATTAAAGAACAAACGTCTACGCCTTAACAGGCTTGACACTTGGTGAACTGTGGACTGGTACGGATCGACCGGATTAAAGAACAAACGTCTACGCCTTTTCCATTTGATAGTTCAAGCCAGTCAGCTCAGCACGTCTTCAGTCGACACTCGATTGATTGTTCAAGTCAAGCCAGCCAGCCAGCTCATCTCATCTTAACTTAATACCACGTGTCTAGTTGGACGATCATCGCGTTTCAACTCCACACGCCTAGTACGGAGGAGTTGCTTCCTAGTCCACGCGCGGCCGTACTCAAAGCAGACAACCAATATGAGGCTCTGGATCACAACTTATTGGGTCTAGAATGATCAGAGAAAGGTTTCATTAAGCCAACACTTTGAGGGCTATAAAAGGGGGAAGTTTAGATGTGATGGGACAGATTCCTGATAATGAAAAACATTGTATTATTCATTTACTTCTGAAGAGTGCTCTTGAGACTCCACCTAGGACGTTTCACTGAGCAGCTCACCTGTTGTAATTAACTTGTGTTTACATACGTGAATAGgttcattaaattttaatacCGTAGATCTATGATTAATAATGCACTTGTGTATGGGTACACAAATTTATCAATTTGTGCACCCTAAAAGCCACctatatttttaaatgtcaaaatttattaataactaAACTCATGTATAAGACGAACCGAAATAGACAAGACTAAAACAACATAGCGAAGGACG
Proteins encoded in this window:
- the LOC11408866 gene encoding vascular-related unknown protein 1: MEKTVSARTNGNTNYQSEESGWTSYFEDFSKDIEPSYCSSSLGGSSLVSDAASCAAWKFSHKNHVRNSPNLSKKLSLKKSRTKQISEDDPLEDTASSPVNSPKVSDMNPTTMISRKMDDQLDGSRDRGFKSEHYQKLETNDCDMNFNGKNIECADLKKRGLCLVPMSMLVNYYG